CTGTAGAAGATGGTCGGCGCGTTGCCGCCACCGAAGAACCCGCCGCCCTGGCGCCGCAGCGCGCCGCCGAACCCGCCGCCGAAGGCGCCGCGCGCGAAGTCGAAGATGCCGCGTCCTTCCAGAAAAAACTCGCGTTTCTCGGGGAAGAACAGATTGAAACGAGTCAGGTTGACCTGTTGTTCGTCCACCTCGACCTGGGCAAAATCGGTGTTGAATGTGAAATCCGCCGTCAGGTTCTGCGTCAAGCCGTACTTGACGTCGAGTCCGGCATCACCCGATCCCTGGTTTGTGAACGGGTCGGCCGCAGTCAGATCGGTCGCGACGCCGCCGATTGCATACGGTTTGATCTCCAGGTTCTTGCTGCCGCTCGGCGCGTCGATCCCGACCAGCGTCGCCGCCGCGGAGATGCGGAAGATCCCTCCCGGGCCGTTGCCCGCCGAGATCGGCACCTGCGTGATGTACGCCCACTCGTTCTTGCGCCGCACGTTACGGCGGAGCTGTATGCCCCAGACCTGCGACGGACCGGGCCGGTAGCGGAGCGACCGGAACGGGATCTCCATCTCCACCGTCCACCCACCGTCAAACCGTCCGGTGCGCACGTCCCACACCGGGTTCCAGTCACTGTTCGGGTTGCCTTCGTTGGTGATCGCGAAGTCGGCGAGGGCGCCAAGCGGGTTCGTGTAGAACGCGACCGCATTACGACGGTCGTAGAACGTATCGAGGATCACGGCGAACGTGTCGTTTTGGCGGAGCTGTCGCGTGTCGCGCCGCAGCTCGTTCGCCACCCATTCGCTCTCCGGCGCCGAATCCCAGATGCGGCCGGCTACGTAGAGATTGGAGTCATCGAAGGTGATCCAGGCCTCGGTCCGCTCCGTCGCGGGCGCCCCCTCGTCCGGCGCCTGCTGCAGGAACCCCGTAATCGCCGGAAGGGTCTCGTACATGGCCTCGTCGAGGACACCGTCGAGTCGGGGCGGCTCGTCGACACGGACGGCGCGGATTGTCGCCCGGCCCTCCGCGTCGCGATTGATCACCGCCGGTTCGACCGGGGGCGGCGGACCGTCGATGACGAACTCGAACAGTGTCTCGCCCGGGGCGGAAGACGCCCCTTCCTGCGCCTGCGCCTGCTCCTGCGCCGCCGCCGGGGCGACGGCAAGGGAGAGGAGCAAACCAATCCAGGACGGGGTCCGCATCCGCCCTGTACCAGACGCCTTCCGGAGCGGCCCTGTTTAGCTCCCGCCCGCGGGTTCAAGCTAGGGCGGGCCGAATTGCACGCCGATGCTCGCCGTAAAGCCACTCAGCCGGCCGTTGGCTTCACCGGCCGCGCCGATGAAACGGTACCCGGCGCCGCCGCCCACGCGGAGCCAGTCCTTCAGGTTCAGGTGAACCGTGGCCTGCGGTTCGGCCACGAAGAACTCCTGCCGGTAATGGCGGCGGCCGAACCAGGGGATGCCGAACCACCCGTCGTCATGACCGCCGCCCCATCCGGGCCACCAACCGTGACGGACGTGGTGTGCGCCGCGACCGTCGAAGGGAAACGCGGTGCCGCCGAACAGGGCGACGCCATCGGTCAGGGTGGCGGTTCCGGCTCCCAGCAACCCGCTGACGCTGAAGTCCACGAGACCGTCCGGATTCGCGAACCATTCGACGAGGCCGCCGCCGTACCACATCTCCAGCCCGTCGCGCGTGCCGGGCAGCCAATAGCCGGCGCCGCCGATGAACAGCCGGCGATCCGTCACCAGGCCCCCGCGCACGCCGAGCAGCCCCGCGGATATGCCGTCCACTTCCGTGAACTTGTAGTCGGGAGCGACGACGAAGCCGCTCCGGATCTTCTCGATCTCGAGACCGCCGGTGACGGGCTGGACGGCCGGCTCCTGCGCCGCCGCGGGCACCGCCGCGACTCCGGCGAGGAACAGTGCAATCGCTCCCGCGCCCCGCCAACGCGCCTTCATGACTCCCTCCCGTCGGAATCGGCGCGCGGCAGGCTCACGTTGACGACCGTGTCCTCACCCGGCACGATCTCCACGTCGACGGCGTAGGGATGATGACCGTCGCGACTCACCTCGAGCCGGTGCGCGCCGACGCCCAGGTCGAGCATCAGCTCACCCACCGCCTCGTGCCCCATCCACCGCTCTCCGTCGACGACAATCGTCGCGTCGGCCGGCTGCACGCGCACGACCAGGGTGCCGAACCCGGCCGGGTCGGCAACCGCGACTCCGGGACCGGCGGGCGGCGCCGTGGACGGCGGGCCGGCCGTAGAAGACGGTGCGGCCGGCGGCGGTGGCGGCGGTTCCGGACGCGTCGGCGCCGGAGCGCCGGCCGCGAGCGGCATCATCTCGTGTCGCACCCGATAGGTCTCACCTGGCGCCAGGTATAGCGTTCGCTGGATACTCTCGTGTCCGTCCAGGTAGAGCTCGATCTCGTGATCGCCCGGTGGCAGCCGCAGCCGCTGAAAAAAGCCGTCGAAGCTGTCGACGAGGCCGACATAGTAGCCGTCGACGTACACCTCCGTCTCCGGCGGAACCACCTGAAGCCGGACGGCGCTGCTCGCGCCATAGCCGCCGTACTGGTAGTACGGGTAGCGCCAGGCGCGATAGCCGTACGGCCCGTAGAACGGACGCCAGAACGGATCGTAGTAGCCGTAGTAATACGGCCCGTAGAAACCGGCGCCGACCCAGACACGGCGCCCCGGCGGACGGGCCACGCGCACGGGCGGACGCGCGGCTGGCCGAGGCACGGCGCGTTGCGTCCGCTGCACCGCACGGTCACGCTGGACTTCGGCCGTTGCCGGAGCCGCCGCGATAGGCGCGGCCATCGCGGCCACCGCCAGCATGGTGACGGTTATCTGTCGAGTTGTCTGCATCAGGTCCTCCGCGTGGCAGGCGCTGGCTGATACGCCCTCCGACCACTTCAAGGCCTTACAGCCCGTGGTGGATGGAGCAAGACCCGTGCCGGATTCACAACGCCCCAAAAACCCCATTCTCCGGGCCTTCCCGAGCGCCACCGGGGCCGAAGGATGTCGCCACCGTGCGACAGGATTGTCCGGCGCGGAGTACACGCAGCTGTTCGCCCTAGAGCAAGTGCTAGGCTAGCGTTCCTGCAGGTCGTAGACGCGGCGGAACTCACGGCTACCGCCTCGGCCGCGTTCGACGCGGGACGTGACGATCAATTGGCTGCCTGTTCCGCCGTCCGTCCGTACTTCGTACGCCTGCTCTATCCGGAATGGGAACCGCGTCTCCAGTTCGATCTCGGCCACCAGCCGGCCCCCGTCCCAGCGGGTCCGGCGCTGCACCTGCATGTTCCCGGCGAGGCCCGCGTGCTCGCGGTCGTCCGGAATCAGCCGCACCACGCGGCCGTCGTCGTACGTGAGGCCAATCTCGTCGGCGCGCGAGACGATCGTCATGCGGCGCGGCGCGCCGAGCAGGTCTCGTATCGCCCCCTGCATCGATTCGCGCAGGCGGGCCATCTCCTGCGGGTCGGGCCGGTTGCCACCACCGCCGCCGAAGCCACCGCGACCTCGCCCAAACCCTCCGCGCCCGCCACCGAAGCCGCCGGGATCACCTCCGAAACCGCCGCCCGGGCCAAGACCACCCCGGCCGCCCTGCTGGCCATCGCCGAGCCGGCCGCTCGGGTCGTCACTCAGTTCCTGGTTCAGCACCCACTCCCCGTCGATGTTGCCCTCCTGCGCCTCGCCCACGTCCGCCGCCCCCAGCACGCCGATGAAACCGACCACCAGTACCGCCGCCGACTGTTGCCATCGCATCATCCGCTCCTCCACATCAACATCCCTAGCCACAGACTGGTCGGGCGCCGCGTTTATTTCGATTTGCCCGCCAGCCCCACCGTATAATCTCCCCGTCTCCCGTCCGCGGCCGGGCGGATGCCGTCATGAGCAAGATAATTCGCGGCGCGGCCATCGCGCTGGCTGTCTTGACGCTGGCCGGCTGCGGCGATCCGACGAATGCCTCGCGCGATGCGCTCAGCCACCCCGTAGCCCCGCCCGGACCTCCGAACCTCGTCTGGATAATCGCCGAAGCTGACACGGTAGCTCTCGAGACGTTGGCGGCCGAGGGCGCCCGCTTCACGCAGGCCTTTGCCGTGACCCCGAACCGCGGCGCCGGACGCTCGGCGATCCTCACCGGGATGCCCCCCGCGGCATTCGGCGCGCACGGGCCGGGAGGAAAGACCGCGCCACCGCCAACTGTCCGCAGCGTAGCGGAGAGGCTCCGGGCAACAGGCTACTTCACGACGTTCGCCTCGCACGACCCGGAGACCGCCGCCTTGGGCGACGCGTTCCGGCCTTCACCTCGGGACGGTGCGCCTCCGGGAGCGGACCGCGTCCCGCTCGGCTCCTGGGATCAGGTGGGCGCCGAGGCGCACTGGCGTCACCGTGACCGCCGGCAACCCTTCTTCGCGGTGCTTGATCTGACCGGCACGGGCATGCGCACGAGTGACAGCGATCAGCGGATTGCGCAGATCCTGGCGGAACTCGACGCGGACGAAGCGGCCGGCAATACCGCGGTCTTCGCCTTCACGGAACCCCGTCCGCCCGCCCGGACCGTGGACCGGACGCTGACGGCGGCCGACCTGCAGATCACGCTCGCCGTCCGCTGGCCGGGCCACATCCCGCCCGGAACTGTCCGCGACGACCCGGTGACCACCGTCGACTTTGCGCCCACCCTGCTTTCCCTCGGCGGCGCGCCGATCCCGGACCATCTGCCGGGCCGCGTGCTCCTGGGCGACTCCGAGATGGACGTGGCGCACCCGTCCAGTGCGCTCGCCGACGTGCGCCGCACGATTCGCGACTGGATGGTGTCGGCGGACCGTGCGCCCTCCGACGAAACGGCGGCCGGCCAACGTCCGACCGCGGCGCGGCCCGAGTCGTATCCCCGCGGCGGCATCTTCCACGTCGCGCCGCGGGTCAGCATCACGTGCCCGACGGAAGGTGCGGTGATCGAGTACACGACGGACAGCTTCGAACCGTTTCGCTGGAGGCTGTACACCGGTCCGTTCCGGTTCGTCGACTGGCATCTCCGTTTCCGCTGCGGCCGTCTCGGCTATCACGACAGCGAGGTCGTCAAGTACGACTTCGACGTGGAATACAACTGGTGGGACTACTGACCGCGGGGCCGGCCGCGACCCTATAATGAAGGCCGCCGCCGGGCGGCGCTCCGACCGCCCACGTCATGGAGGACAAGTGATGACCCGCAGCATCCCGGCCTTCGTCGCCATTGTCGTCGCTACGCTTCTTGTCGCCGCGCCGGCCTCGGCCGAGGTGAAGCGCGTCGTCGTCGATTCGCGCGTCGATGTAGCCGACGGCCGCGCGTACGGACTGGCCGGCCCGTACGAGGCGATCTCCGGCATGGTCTACTTCGAGGTCGATCCGTCGAACCCGGCCAATCGGATCGTGACCGACATAGACCACGCCCCCCGGAACGACCGCGGCCTGGTGGAATTCAGCTCCAACTTCTACCTGTTGAAGCCGAAGACGATCGGGCGGGGCAACGGCGCCGTCCTCTACGAGGTATCCAACCGCGGCGGCAAGGGGATGCTCGGCTACTTCAACAACGCTGCGGGCAGCCGCACGCCGGTCAGCGCCGAGGAGATGGGCGACGGGTTCCTGCTCGAGAACGGCTTCACGCTGCTGTGGCTCGGCTGGCAGTTCGACGTGCCGGTACGTGACGGGCAGATGCGGCTTCACACGGTGAACGCGGTGGACGAAGGCGGCGCACCCGTCACGGGACTGGTCCGAAGCGAGGTAATCGTCCGGGAGCGGGCGTTCGACCGCTCGCTCGCCGACCGCAGCCACATCGCGTATCCGGTGTCCGACCCGAACGATCCGGCGAACGTCATGACCGTCCGGGACGGCGTCGGCCAGACGCGGCGCGTGGTCCCGCGCGATCAGTGGCGTTTCGCCCGCGTCGATGACGGCGGCAACGTGGTCGACGATCCGACGTACGTCTGGCTCGACGGCGGCTTCGAACCGCACAAGATCTACGACATCGTCTACGTCGCCAGGGATCCGGCCCTGGTCGGCCTGGGTCCCGCCGCGCTGCGCGACATGATCGCGCGTTTGAAGTACGCCGCCACGCCCGAGTTGGGCGTCGCGGTCGACTCGATCGACCGCGCCATCGCCTGGGGCGTCTCCCAGAGCGGGCGCTTCCTGCGGACGTTCCTCTACCACGGGTTCAACGCCGACGAGACAAACCGGCGGGCGTTCGACGGGGTGATCGCGCACGTCGCCGGCGCGGGCCGCGGCAGCTTCAACCACCGCTTCGCACAACCGTCGCGCGACGGCCATCCGTTCCTCAACAAGCTCTACCCGAGCGACATCTTCCCGTTCACGGACATCACGCAGCACGACCCAGAGACCGACATGCGCGACGGCCTGCTGTCCGGCATCCAACCGGGCCACATGCCGAAGGTGTTCTATACGAACTCGTCCTACGAATACTGGGGACGCGCCGCGTCGTTGATTCACACGACGCTCGACGGCGCGGACGACGCCCCGCTGCTCGACAACGTTCGTATCTACTCGTTCGCGGGCGGGCAGCACGGCCCGGGCCGGTTCCCTCCGCAACGGACCAGCGGCCAACAGCCGAGCAACCCGAACGACTATTCATGGTTCCTTCGCCCGCTGCTGCTGGCGATGGAGCGGTGGACGGCCAAAGACGACGCCCTGCCGCCACCGAGTGTCTATCCGCGGGTCGCCGACGGCGACCTCGTCCTCCCCGGACAGCTCGGCTTCCCGGAACTGCCGGACGTAGGCCAGCCGGCCGAGCCGCATCTCGCCTACCGCGCCGTCTACGGCCCGGAGTTTCGGAACCGCGGCATCGCGTCGGTGCAACCGCCGGAGGTGCTCTCGGCGTTTCCGGTTCTGGTGCCCGCCGTCAACGACGACGGGAACGAGACGGGCGGCCTGATGATGCCGGAAGTCGCGGTGCCGCTCGCCACGTACACCGGCTGGAACCTCTTTCACGCCGATGCGGGCCCGCCCGACGTCCTGTCGAGCATGCAGGGCTCGTACATTCCGTTCCCGCGGAACCAGGCCGAGCGCGAGCGGACCAGCGACCCGCGCCCGTCCGTTGAGGAACGCTACGGCAGCCGCGCGGAGTACCTGGGGCGTGTCACCGAGGCGGCGCTCGCCCTGGTGGAGGACGGCTACCTGCTGGCCAGCGACCTGCAACCGATTCTGACGCAGGCCGCACGCCACTGGGATTACCTGATGGCGGACGGCGGCGGGGGAATCCAGCCGTAGAGGCCCAACCGTGGCGCCACGACGCGCTCCACGGGGCTGCCAGGCCGCGCTGTTCCTGGCGCTGGCACTGGCGCCGGGCCTGCAGGCTTGCGCGGCGGATCACGGACCCGCCGGCGGCGGCGACCCGGAGGCCAACACCGTCGCCGGCGCGGCCCAGGGGGCCGACCCCGCCCCGTTGACCCTCGACATGTACCGTACCGGGGGCACTCCCTGCTACGATCGGGCGACCCGGCCGCAGACGGCGGTGGTCGACACCCACATCCACTTCCGCCCCTTCGGCGGCCCCGCCGTGCCGTTTGACGAGATCGTCGGCTACCTGGAGGCGACCGGCGTGCTGTTCGCCAACGTCTACGGCATCGGGCAGGTCTTGCCCGACGGTTCGTCATGCACGTACTACCTCGACTGCCCCGGCACCCCCGTGACCCCGTCACTCCGCAACGACCTGGCGAACGCGGCGGACTATGCCGCGCACGCGCCGCACGATCGCCACTTGACGCTCTCGATGACATTCCCCGATTTGGCTGATCCGGCGTCAATCCTTCCGCAGATGGAACAGCTCGAGGCGGAGTTCCCGGGTGTCTTCCGCTGGATGGGCGAGGTGAACCTGGTGAAGCAGGCGCTCTTCGCAAACGGACACGCGCCGGTGACGGTCGAGACGATCGACGCGTGGGGGCCCTTCATGGAAGTCCTGCGAGACCGGAACATACCGCTTGGGCTGCACGCCGACCTGGGTAGCGACGACGACCCGACGCGCTACCTGCCGCTGATGGAACACGCGCTGGAGCGTTATCCTGACAATCCGATCGTCTGGATGCACATGGGACTCTCGCGGGAGCTTATGACGATGGACCCCGCGCGCCATGTCGAGCTGCTGTCGGCGATGCTCGCGCGCTACCCGCGCCTGATGCTGGATCTGTCGTGGCGCGTCCTCGACGATGGCTATTTCTCCGACCCGCAGCACCGCGACACGTATGT
The DNA window shown above is from Acidobacteriota bacterium and carries:
- a CDS encoding carbohydrate binding family 9 domain-containing protein, with product MRTPSWIGLLLSLAVAPAAAQEQAQAQEGASSAPGETLFEFVIDGPPPPVEPAVINRDAEGRATIRAVRVDEPPRLDGVLDEAMYETLPAITGFLQQAPDEGAPATERTEAWITFDDSNLYVAGRIWDSAPESEWVANELRRDTRQLRQNDTFAVILDTFYDRRNAVAFYTNPLGALADFAITNEGNPNSDWNPVWDVRTGRFDGGWTVEMEIPFRSLRYRPGPSQVWGIQLRRNVRRKNEWAYITQVPISAGNGPGGIFRISAAATLVGIDAPSGSKNLEIKPYAIGGVATDLTAADPFTNQGSGDAGLDVKYGLTQNLTADFTFNTDFAQVEVDEQQVNLTRFNLFFPEKREFFLEGRGIFDFARGAFGGGFGGALRRQGGGFFGGGNAPTIFYSRRIGLQGGSIVPIVGGGRVTGKVGAFDVGAINMQADSVGQSVAATNFTVVRLKRDILRRSSVGAIFTNRSVALEGDGSSQAYGIDANFSFYENVNFLAYGARTKTPGARGRDGSWQGRFDYSGDLFGMQVEHLAVEDNFKPEVGFLRRDDFRRSYGTLRYSPRPRGIESIRQFRLEASRDYIESASTGVVETRQAQLAFAVELENSDRFGISLAENYEFLARTFEPAAGAAFAPGAYKFSDVELSYSPGAQRRLNGSFSVLAGEYFNGDIVSVQFRRGRAELTQRLSLEPTISFNWIDTAAGTFNTNLVVTRVNYTFTPRMFFSGLIQYNSNSNTISSNLRLRWEYSPGSELFVVYTEDRETDPLRPIRYSDLRNRGFVIKMNRLFRF
- a CDS encoding sulfatase-like hydrolase/transferase, with product MSKIIRGAAIALAVLTLAGCGDPTNASRDALSHPVAPPGPPNLVWIIAEADTVALETLAAEGARFTQAFAVTPNRGAGRSAILTGMPPAAFGAHGPGGKTAPPPTVRSVAERLRATGYFTTFASHDPETAALGDAFRPSPRDGAPPGADRVPLGSWDQVGAEAHWRHRDRRQPFFAVLDLTGTGMRTSDSDQRIAQILAELDADEAAGNTAVFAFTEPRPPARTVDRTLTAADLQITLAVRWPGHIPPGTVRDDPVTTVDFAPTLLSLGGAPIPDHLPGRVLLGDSEMDVAHPSSALADVRRTIRDWMVSADRAPSDETAAGQRPTAARPESYPRGGIFHVAPRVSITCPTEGAVIEYTTDSFEPFRWRLYTGPFRFVDWHLRFRCGRLGYHDSEVVKYDFDVEYNWWDY
- a CDS encoding PEGA domain-containing protein, giving the protein MQTTRQITVTMLAVAAMAAPIAAAPATAEVQRDRAVQRTQRAVPRPAARPPVRVARPPGRRVWVGAGFYGPYYYGYYDPFWRPFYGPYGYRAWRYPYYQYGGYGASSAVRLQVVPPETEVYVDGYYVGLVDSFDGFFQRLRLPPGDHEIELYLDGHESIQRTLYLAPGETYRVRHEMMPLAAGAPAPTRPEPPPPPPAAPSSTAGPPSTAPPAGPGVAVADPAGFGTLVVRVQPADATIVVDGERWMGHEAVGELMLDLGVGAHRLEVSRDGHHPYAVDVEIVPGEDTVVNVSLPRADSDGRES
- a CDS encoding amidohydrolase family protein produces the protein MYRTGGTPCYDRATRPQTAVVDTHIHFRPFGGPAVPFDEIVGYLEATGVLFANVYGIGQVLPDGSSCTYYLDCPGTPVTPSLRNDLANAADYAAHAPHDRHLTLSMTFPDLADPASILPQMEQLEAEFPGVFRWMGEVNLVKQALFANGHAPVTVETIDAWGPFMEVLRDRNIPLGLHADLGSDDDPTRYLPLMEHALERYPDNPIVWMHMGLSRELMTMDPARHVELLSAMLARYPRLMLDLSWRVLDDGYFSDPQHRDTYVPFLNAHADRILSGTDFLASRDKDFNVYRTELEVTSRIFRHVDNHAFRQIALGGNYIRLLGLPYEPPPVCPN